In Cotesia glomerata isolate CgM1 linkage group LG8, MPM_Cglom_v2.3, whole genome shotgun sequence, the sequence ataTCGAATTATTTAACGGCTTTCCAATCATAATCTTAAagagatttataaaattgtagaGGGATTATTACATTgactacactgataaaaaaaatgacttgattaaagaaaaactttttcttcaaaatgtcattgttgttttaagtaattaaattctctTAACTAAATTCTCTTAACTTAATTCAATAGTCTTTAATTTtccataattaagaaattgatTCTCGAATCAAGAAACTtggttgttttaaaataagatgTATACAACTTCGCCCAAGAATTTCTTTCTCGAGGATTAACGTAGACGGTAACgttggttcaagatattaccgACTTGTTCCAAGTATGGCGCCACTCGAGAATTaacatattattttacttgttttaagcatataaatttaattatttttgctattcagtattaataaatattttgtcggcaaatagagaaataaaaattttgtaacttcaaagtttttttctgacttaaacttataacattataaataaaaaaatttgttcttgaatcaacaatcaataattctttaaatgaaataaaattacttcttTATTATTGAAGAGAATACTtcatatacgtgactgaataaagtagtcagtacttgtctcggatagcttaactggtagagcccttggcgcgtaaccgagagatctgggttcgattcccagtctgggctgtctgattattttttcaattacggaaaaattcccactgagtaggtcccccctttcccctatccattctttcccaactcccttaaaatttgcttcaATATGGCTTTAATAttagccataatttatagctaaatttgtcattaaagacaaatttgggaactggggaaataaaggataaaggggggaggaggaaccttactcagtaggaatttttcggtaaccgaaaaaataattcagacagcccagagtTCTTCTTTATTGAAGAGAatcgtttttgaataaaaaattcacttgtAACGATCGACGATAATATAGTCTTGAACctcgtaaaaattttatcaatcgGAGTGATTAGATCTCTCATTCCAAGAAACATTAAATCAAGACaagaatttctttaaataagacaactaaggtaaaagacccaatacCGGAACGACGAAGGGTACATGACTGGTTTTTATTActtagaaaatattcaaatggttcattagtaataataattcatccaATCATATAGAATAAACATGTAGTTAcacgaaaataattaaatttatcaattttgtcgaatttaatattaaaaaaaacatgttttttgaaaaagtctAAAAGACCCAGTATCGGAACACCTTAAATGCCTAGTCCCAATACCGGAATATAGTTGACCCAATACCGGaacgataaataaaactaatttttttaatctaaagagTCCGCTTTTCGTAAGctggattaattaaataattaattaacaaatcataatactttatgtgaatttttctgaatttataaaatgttatcTTCGACTTAACTCTCGGCATCCTACTACtacctataaaaaattaagcagTTAATTCAGAACTCAAATGACATGTATGTATAGTGaaactaacaataattatttaatattaaaaaatcaaataaatttttactaaaaatccaaaaaaaaaaaaaaaataaacgattcGAGGTTATACTTGACACTtgtgtaaaaaagaaaatttcaaaacagaAATTTGCTTTTGTTcttcaagttaaaatttacgaatatttgaaacaatttttataataaaattactttctgtattaaatgttatttgaCAAAAACTTTTGTTGTTGTGCTTGATGTAAACAATCAACACAGTATATATcgtaaatgtaaataaataatatcaatatggCTGACTGTTCCGATACTGGGTATTAGCTCATTTCGGGTGTACCAATAGACgaacagtaaattttaaataacaatagggtctattttgtattatcaattaattgcaTCGAATTCTTAGTATTTgtattaatacataaaaaaaaaattttagtgaaaagTATTTCCATTAGGTTTCTATGAGCTTAAGATCATCGAGTGATTTCTTAGCAAAACCATTAAGAGACCTTGATAAGTCAGAAATCTAAGACTATTGAcatcattaacattttttttttaatatttccaatataatttaaagtttcattcatattttactatgtaaaaaaaagattgaggTTTCTAATGAAGAAAagtttgtttaatttgattgagtacgagataaaatataaaataaaagtttggaaaatccaaaagtgcacgcctcataacgctcaatcattttttaagaaaaaaattaattgtgtaattgattaaaaaaaaaaaaaaaaattataattaagtaatttcttacagagtattttttattttttttttaaatatcggcgcccttttttcttgtcacatgcgcacgcagtctaaaaaaatctagcttgatcaagtggcgccaaagttttcacgtgacaaataagaaaagttcgtttggctttgtacggttgtatccgtgaattttaataaaaattcaatttaaaaaaaaaatacataagctaggccactgatatgaaatacggacccagttcatcgaattcttaaactaataaaaaaggtccggtcttgaaatatcaatttgttcgggagtaatcgttggtacatccaaaatgggatgacatccggacgtccacgtaaaatttttttcaaaacgttttttttttttcaaaatagcaacttaaaatgattttagaaagtaaaagatggtttaatttaagtgtttttcgttgtacatctacttatattattgaataagtgtaatatggttgtgatagaggcatttaaagatcacaaaattgcttgatcttGAAGAGTCGATTATAAAGCACAaccctgtttaaaatttccaataggatCCGATCAAAAgtgacaaaagccacttagaaacccataaattttattggtttctaagtggcttttgtcgcttttgatgggatcttatTGGAGCTTTTCAACAGggaacctcacgcgcttcgcgctatgaggcgtgcaataattgtcaaatcgttccggtattgggtcttttaccttagtcctctccaaaataattttcttggagcaagaatatttttctttaatgaagatattttttttttgatcagtgtttttttttttttgatcagtAAATTTTAACAGTAATCAAAGTTGAGATAATGGTTGTTGAAAATAGCATGTATTATTATCAGATATATCAGAAAAACGTCTAGCTGTCATGTCGGAACAATAATGAATAGAAATATAAGAGGGATACATGGCGACATTTTCCCTCGGAATTCTCCTTTGCTTTAATATTTGTATCACTTTTGTATTTATAACCACGTCACACAAGTTGACATTGATATAGGACACATAAAAGGGGTATTATATTACTGATAATATATGTATCCATTcgcatgataataattattaatatatttttttaaaataacaataaaattgcaTTATTACAAGATACAGTTTCAATTATTACAGTGTAAGGTGTAAAACTTGCATTTTTTTCTACAAGGTACCtctttttactctaaaaactaaattttccacttttttattttttttccgtcccgataaaaaatcagtagtctgttaataaaattgtctgttaataattacaacatattttcaatttaaaacccTTTTTAGTTTATAATAGTAAAAGGTTAAaccttttaatttctttctcACATTTAATATCtctcacttttatttttttaattaattattaacttttggATAACTGAGCTTGAGAGTTTATCGAATTACAGGTTCACCTCTTATAATTCacagtatatttattattatcgataATTAGTAGCTGACACTTTAAATCTTATTCTTACAATTAACAATACatttattctaataaaaacttaaaaattcatcaccgataaattgagaattttgaaagtttaagttattaactattaatttatcaataaataactgtttaaaaataataaatactttcTAGTTTAAAGTTTCATCCAACTAAAAATACATTCAAAGttgtaaaataagttatttcCGATTGTAATTGCACTATTACAAGATAAAGTCTCAATTATTAcagtgtaaagtgtaaaactTGCAGTTTTTTCTACGAGGTAcctttttttactctaaaaactcttatttttccttataactaattttatacttacaaaaaaattgaacactgttctaattttctaaaatttcttacgaaaaatatttatttaaagttttctaaaaaaaaaattcttagttaaaaataataaaaattttattgttatttatttttttaaaagtaaaattaaaaaaatttccgatcAAATTCATCAATTACATCATTAGAAAAGaacttgtaataattaaacacCACAAAGTACGGAGAAATGAACCGCAGCGCTTCGTCACTATCATGACTGTCCATCTTAGAAGATCGGTCGCGAATACCTAATCCTCCCAAGGGCATAGGGGGGTCGGTGGTTAGACTGCGGATGTCCAAAACGGGTTCGAAAGATGGGTCGTAGTAGTAATTGTCATCGAAGATTTCCAAAAAGTTTATCCAATCGTCCTCGATGTTCCTTTCGGTGTCCCAATATGGCTCGGTGATTGACGGATTGAGCCCGTCATCTTCTATTGTACTTGCGCCTACTAAAAGTCTTAGTATATCGTCGGCTAATTCAAATTTGAGTcctggaaaattttattattattcgttAGTTATGccgaaatatttcataataaatatttacgctgcattcgaaaatgctctatctctagatacataattaagaaatgaccttgtatcttgtgaaatattgacattttttaaggtataagctcatcctgatattacactcatcgagacctttcatttgagtacccacatcaatttttcatatatttatatatattatatatataaatatatgaaaaatatataaaaaatgcaagtgggtactcaaatgaaagctcttcatgagtataacatcgggatgagcttatatctttaaaaatatcagtaattaagaaaatacattGCAGTTTAACAGATATCTTGtgagctattgacatttttaaagatataagctcatcccgatgttacactcatcgaaacctttcatttgaataccgacatcaatttttcatatatatatatatatatatatatcaaaaatgcaagtgggtactcaaatgaaaggtcttgatgattTTAACTtggggatgagcttatatttttaaaaatatcaataattacaaaatgaccttgtatcttgtgaaatattgacatttttgaatacataagctcatcccgatgttacatttatcgagacctttcatttgagtacccacatcaatttttcatatatttatatatattatatatatgtatatatgaaatatatatcaaaaatgcaagtgggtactcaaatgaaagctcttgatgagcgaaacatcgggatgagcttatatctttaaaatatatattatatatatgtatatatgaaaaatatatcaaaaatgcatgtgggtactcaaatgaaagctcttgatgagtataacatcgggatgagcttatatctttaaaaacgtcaatattgaaaagtacagttcaatttaacaaaattcattagttaataaatcgaaattttatttatttatagttcacaagtaacagcagtcacatagtgactgctaagttgctagttattattattaattaggaATAATTACCGGTAACAAAGTGTGCTGAAGATAATTTGACACCACCCATGTCAACGAACGTCTCATCAGCAAATACATTTATCACAGCAGTGTCATCGGTTCCGTAAGATATATTTTTCGGCTGCCAGTAGACGCTCCAGGGATCAATCGATCCATTTTCAAGCTTTCCAACTTGAATTGTCGGGTATAAAGTGTTGTTATAGAGTTCAAATTTAATTCCAGTCACaactctttaaaaaaaaaaatataagttcatGAAAACACTTTTGAGGAAAATTAATCttagcaaataaaaaaaaaaatattactcatttttttcGGTATCAGCACAGTGTAAATTAGTACTGACTCTTGGAAAACGATGAATAAAATCAGGATTTATTTTCAAGTGACTATTATGGCcgaattttaattcaattgatCGGAATTTTTCGTAATGAGATCCTGAAagtaagtaattataattaaattaatttcaataatattcaatattgaaaatttgatttttaattcaaataataataataataatagatagatttaaaaaatttacctaaTTCCCACTTTTTTGGCGGACAATTTCCATTTATTTTATGCGCAATCTTATTATTAGTTCTCAAAAAGTACCGTGTTTTTCTGGATATTAccaaaattgtatttttataattttttacaatgttGGCAAGTCGGCTCTCGTAATTAATCTCCCATAGTGCGTtgaatttttggtattttaatCTGAAAATTACTAATGAGTGTCCTTGAATTATTGTCCGCACTCCTAAATTATAAATGTGTATGATTTGTTCCCATAAAGTTGATCTGCATggctataaataaattttaaaacaatatttattaaaataaaaatcaataataataataattataataataataataaaaataatttatttttggcgatttaaagttattaaaattattattattgaaaaattttgatattttaaataataataataataataatgtatatttaatatatgaatatcggtgttttaaatttattaaattaaagatgGTTAATATTATAAGCCAGACTACCCGATCTAAATTGTTGgataataactaatttttcattattatttcttcaccataatattttatcggtatgaAGTCTCAataccatcagagaaaatttaggtgaaaataacaattaaaatttgttttgacaaCTATGATTAgagaaagatgtaatttttttactcagtgtaaCTTTTTTCAGTGACTGAAAAAGTAATTCAGATAGCCCAGACCAGGATTCGAACTTGGAAAGGCATTGGTAGAgcatttggcgcgtaaccaaaagattcaggttcgagtcctggtctgggctatctgaattattttttcagtcactgaaaaaagttacactgagtaaaaaaattacatctttctctaatcataattgtcaaaacaaattttaattgttattttcacctaaattttctctgatggtatTGAGACTtcataccgataaaatattatggtgaaaaaataataatgaaaaattagtcattatCTAACAATTTGGATAGGGTAGTCTGGCTTATAATATTAACCATCtttgattcaataataataataataataataataatatttttggtaatttgaagttattataattattattatttgataaagatagatagttattattattattctaagccGAATACTCCCGATCCAAATTCTTGAAGAAtggctaattttttattattacttcttcaccataatattttatcggtatgaggtctcataccatcagagaaaatttaggtgaaattcacaattattattattaaaaattttttatttgttaaataataataataatttactattttttccgaagatcggtatttttactaaataaagagttctatatttcaaagccattatccccgatccaaattgatgttagactaatttttaaattttacattaaatttgtatttattaaattcttta encodes:
- the LOC123270747 gene encoding uncharacterized protein LOC123270747, with translation MFYLKPTIIFLLLLSVTPWSEQFPGIIAEDLLTKVINASINLQYNAEFSDVSYDQKLKFFDAFEIFNSSFAYNYNYSYDFVKSETEKNILEVFLKKSEFVNELFDSFVRNNFGLEDNKKFFQENLTRKGFKDLKKSVDFVVRRIVVKSTEDIDESLKNVLQIVVKNWKLEKPCRSTLWEQIIHIYNLGVRTIIQGHSLVIFRLKYQKFNALWEINYESRLANIVKNYKNTILVISRKTRYFLRTNNKIAHKINGNCPPKKWELGSHYEKFRSIELKFGHNSHLKINPDFIHRFPRVSTNLHCADTEKNEVVTGIKFELYNNTLYPTIQVGKLENGSIDPWSVYWQPKNISYGTDDTAVINVFADETFVDMGGVKLSSAHFVTGLKFELADDILRLLVGASTIEDDGLNPSITEPYWDTERNIEDDWINFLEIFDDNYYYDPSFEPVLDIRSLTTDPPMPLGGLGIRDRSSKMDSHDSDEALRFISPYFVVFNYYKFFSNDVIDEFDRKFF